The proteins below are encoded in one region of Scylla paramamosain isolate STU-SP2022 chromosome 8, ASM3559412v1, whole genome shotgun sequence:
- the LOC135102835 gene encoding LOW QUALITY PROTEIN: centrosomal protein of 152 kDa-like (The sequence of the model RefSeq protein was modified relative to this genomic sequence to represent the inferred CDS: deleted 2 bases in 1 codon) produces the protein MGDRVSECVMDNPGHSIFAGGSLHLDGIAARNEEEDLQREEEEEEENRRREKEIQDLLVNAFDDLEEEESYTQHSGYPFTGPSGGGENQGGGGDGGGGGGGRDGGDCGGKDSTLTSSYPLQAYHEDAHSYQEYQSDVYHQQDEHHMGHLGGSSEGRGSLGSASRSSSSSVTPWSEDSRGTSPTRFSPLHGHLSTELPWMMAPLEGTHMFWNMCLEMSKTSRCPVWRPMLAVIIMQTTLRCRTGRKCRASTISTQAETSYGQLKLLYEVRGRELDRQMSEYSKLQFESNRDIRALQHQLNLLRSENDGKSASVKQLQILLSEKEERTKALVTDMKELQSKLSATQDENKRLHLQLETAESTISGLECQVSELQAVDCLSRNQKLQEDFICKLQQGNQEEKDLLLSKLHESQKEAQTSQQEVKRLREELKNMRNLYDGAMVQKSETVAKLNVTIETLRKQYEQLLQAHDSQETLKLELKVKSLEATNQNLEERVSMLDIELKKAKEDLKSFDMAVKLGIMKDILPTEDSMLGLGIKQALTYNDTTTSDKHKGSSGSKCEFSKDKDSVVTVREELKKSLMINKAKREEIAMLREDVHEKQDRIRKATSDLRDAHAEVKQLKEQLLRLQMKHDEREVREEGTIPLVNNKERELQVENSSLRQEMACLLACVRDSKLLYDSLNDAVMSVKDGVVHDQASTLPAKMDELMHHIEAGRKLSSEVECLHEMLTEMRKENAALHQAQAVWEKRIGNLEVKLKVSGKMIMRAVTDPEKASEITPSFATLQRLLADLQELVTEVNQEVQEANQEKLKLQDRLAMCHLDLEKMRDKITKLEEEKVNLEAQFASLEKDKNREKDVELECYQKTYLKFHEEAMHELEANVKVEYEQIVTDLKKKMLKLNEEVKETKECYIQMCQEKNQLEERLEQLVRSRSTPVESQRLQQGARTTLSTPDSGVSAEGVTQREQVQEVMLHKEIETLKEELAFVKERYKEQSRKLEQQMDQSALPHKQKEDTMMTGQETSEAVKEMEETCSRLESENQELREQCKDQEAEIVRLKEILSQEPVSGIKGAWQAILERQQKRMDEEKKELRAYYGNIIEELQKKYTQIKCTELPETKMKEQESNVSDKIREQEDIITTLRAELEKVRDDVQTEEEVRKLTNLLQNKEDEVQEKQEQNNVIRLGFQNYVRKVEGEHKCLQERVEEVEAQLKEKDKKYIHLKLKFKKYKEVINQKKYYESELNRLWDNYVATKASFIVQLKNGLEEVKGMFVKQVEAVKETLGDLSGPQAAEALQELNQLSAYVKNFDLKIS, from the exons ATGGGGGAtcgtgtgtctgagtgt GTGATGGATAACCCTGGGCACAGTATTTTTGCTGGTGGCAGCTTGCACCTAGATGGCATAGCTGccaggaatgaggaggaggacctgcagagggaagaggaagaggaggaggagaacaggaggagggagaaagaaatacagGACTTGTTAGTGAATGCCTTTGATGacttggaggaagaagagtcatACACACAACATTCTGGCTATCCTTTTACAGGCcctagtggtggtggggagaaccagggtggtggtggtgatggtggtggtggtggtggtggtagggatgggggtgattgTGGTGGCAAGGACAGCACCTTGACAAGCTCCTACCCACTGCAGGCCTATCATGAGGATGCACACAGCTATCAAGAGTACCAAAGTGACGTGTACCACCAACAGGATGAACACCACATGGGACATCTGGGTGGCTCCTCAGAAGGACGTGGATCACTGGGAAGTGCCTCccgcagtagcagcagcagtgtgacCCCCTGGAGTGAAGACAGCCGGGGTACCTCTCCCACCAGGTTCAGCCCCCTGCATGGTCACCTGAGTACAGAACTGCCCTGGATGATGGCACCACTGGAGGGGACCCATATGTTCTGGAATATGTGCCTGGAAATGAGCAAGACTTCCAGGTGTCCTGTGTGGAGGCCTATGCTGGCAGTGATCATCATGCAGACCACCTTGAGGTGCAGGACAGGCAGGAAATGTCGAGCCTCAACGATCAGTACA CAGGCAGAGACGTCCTATGGTCAGCTGAAGCTCCTGTATGAGGTGAGAGGCAGGGAGCTGGACCGTCAGATGTCAGAATACTCTAAGTTGCAGTTTGAGAGTAACCGTGACATCAGAGCTCTTCAGCATCAGCTAAATCTCTTGAGATCAGAAAATGATGGTAAATCAGCTAGTGTCAAGCAGCTTCAAATTCTTTTatcagagaaagaggagagaacaaaGGCACTAGTAACTGATATGAAAGAACTCCAGAGTAAGCTGTCAGCAACACAGGATGAAAACAAAAGGCTTCATCTACAATTGGAGACTGCTGAGTCCACAATCTCTGGGCTGGAGTGCCAAGTGTCAGAATTGCAGGCAGTAGACTGCCTCAGTAGGAACCAAAAGCTGCAGGAGGATTTCATTTGCAAGTTACAGCAAGGCaatcaagaagagaaggatctgTTGTTGTCAAAGTTGCATGAGTCTCAGAAGGAGGCTCAGACCTCCCAGCAGGAAGTCAAGAGACTCCGAGAAGAACTAAAGAACATGAGGAACCTGTATGATGGAGCCATGGTGCAGAAATCAGAGACGGTGGCCAAGCTCAATGTGACAATTGAAACCCTGAGGAAGCAGTATGAGCAGCTCCTTCAAGCTCATGACAGTCAGGAAACACTGAAATTGGAACTGAAGGTGAAGAGCCTGGAGGCCACCAACCAAAACCTGGAGGAACGAGTTTCCATGCTTGACATTGAACTCAAGAAGGCAAAAGAGGATCTGAAGAGCTTTGATATGGCAGTAAAGTTGGGCATCATGAAAGACATCTTGCCTACAGAGGATTCCATGCTTGGCCTTGGCATCAAGCAGGCCCTCACTTACAATGACACCACTACCTCAGACAAACACAAGGGAAGCAGTGGCAGCAAGTGTGAGTTTTCTAAGGACAAAGACAGTGTTGTGACAGTTCGTGAAGAGCTAAAAAAGAGCCTGATGATCAACAAGGCCAAGAGAGAAGAGATTGCCATGCTGAGAGAAGATGTTCATGAGAAGCAGGACAGGATTAGGAAAGCCACCAGCGACCTGCGGGATGCACATGCTGAGGTGAAACAGTTGAAGGAACAGCTATTGAGGCTCCAGATGAAACATgatgagagggaagtgagagaggaaggcacCATCCCCTTAgtaaataacaaggaaagagagCTTCAAGTGGAAAATTCTTCTCTACGGCAAGAGATGGCCTGCCTCTTGGCCTGTGTGAGGGACAGCAAGCTGCTTTATGACAGCCTGAATGATGCTGTGATGAGTGTCAAGGATGGTGTGGTCCATGACCAGGCCTCAACACTCCCTGCCAAGATGGATGAGCTGATGCATCACATTGAGGCTGGAAGGAAGCTGTCATCTGAGGTTGAGTGTCTCCATGAAATGCTCAcagagatgaggaaagaaaatgctgCACTTCACCAGGCTCAAGCAGTGTGGGAGAAGAGAATTGGGAACCTGGAAGTGAAGCTGAAGGTGTCAGGGAAGATGATTATGAGGGCAGTTACTGACCCAGAGAAGGCAAGTGAAATCACTCCCTCCTTTGCCACACTCCAAAGGCTTCTTGCTGACCTTCAGGAGCTGGTGACAGAAGTGAATCAAGAGGTTCAGGAAGCCAACCAGGAGAAGTTAAAGCTGCAGGACAGACTAGCAATGTGCCATCTGGATTTGGAGAAGATGAGAGACAAAATTACAAAgcttgaggaagaaaaggttaaCTTGGAGGCACAGTTTGCATCTCTAGAGAAGGAtaagaacagagagaaagatgttGAGCTGGAATGTTACCAGAAAACTTACCTGAAGTTCCATGAGGAAGCAATGCATGAGCTGGAGGCCAATGTCAAGGTGGAATATGAACAGATAGTGACAGACTTGAAGAAAAAGATGCTCAAGTTGaatgaggaggtaaaggagaccAAGGAATGCTATATTCAGATGTGTCAGGAGAAgaatcagttagaggaaagattGGAGCAGCTGGTGAGGAGCAGATCCACACCTGTAGAATCTCAGAGACTCCAGCAGGGTGCCAGAACTACCCTCTCAACTCCAGATTCTGGTGTCAGTGCTGAAGGTGTGACTCAGAGAGAGCAAGTACAGGAGGTGATGCTGCACAAGGAAATTGAAACTCTCAAAGAGGAGTTGGCCTTTGTTaaagaaagatacaaagaaCAGAGCAGAAAACTTGAGCAGCAAATGGATCAGTCTGCCCTCCCTCACAAACAGAAGGAAGACACAATGATGACAGGACAAGAAACCAGTGAAGCTgttaaagaaatggaagaaacttGTAGTAGGCTGGAAAGTGAGAATCAAGAGTTGAGAGAACAGTGTAAAGATCAGGAGGCTGAGATTGTGAGGCTTAAAGAAATATTGTCTCAAGAGCCTGTGTCTGGAATTAAAGGTGCCTGGCAGGCCATCTTAGAGAGACAGCAGAAGCGAatggatgaggagaaaaaggaactGAGGGCTTATTACGGAAACATCATCGAGGAACTGCAGAAAAAGTACACACAGATAAAATGTACAGAGCTACCAGAGACCAAGATGAAGGAGCAGGAGAGTAACGTAAGTGACAAGATCAGGGAGCAGGAGGATATCATCACAACTTTAAGGGCTGAGCTggagaaagtgagagatgatgtacagacggaggaagaggtgaggaaacTGACTAACCTGCTGCAGAACAAGGAGGATGAGGTtcaggaaaaacaagaacagaacaaTGTCATCAGACTTGGGTTTCAGAATTATGTCAGAAAAGTGGAAGGTGAGCACAAGTGTCTACAAGAAAGAGTAGAGGAGGTAGAGGCACAGCTaaaggagaaggacaagaaatACATCCATCTGAAGTTGAAATTCAAAAAGTACAAGGAAGTAATTAATCAAAAGAAGTATTACGAGAGTGAGCTGAACAGATTGTGGGATAATTATGTGGCCACCAAAGCATCGTTCATTGTGCAGCTGAAGAATGgactggaggaggtgaagggaatgtTTGTGAAGCAggtggaggcagtgaaggagaccCTTGGTGACTTAAGTGGACCACAGGCGGCTGAGGCACTGCAGGAACTCAACCAGCTCTCTGCATACGTGAAGAATTTTGATTTGAAAATATCGTGA
- the LOC135102832 gene encoding heat shock protein 75 kDa, mitochondrial-like, whose translation MAARVLNLGCLSRVVLRSQHVRLPMRTLAALTSTPRALQNERAVGVSWLYRSLHTSPRWAQEAAKTSGDPQSYEFQAETRMLLDIVAKSLYSEKEVFIRELISNASDAIEKARYLALQGTQMDSSEADMKIHITTDKYDKTFTIQDSGLGMTKEELIENLGTIARSGSKMFIKELQEAGTTDPQSIIGQFGVGFYSAFMVAEKVEVYSRSRLPNSVGFCWSSDGCGKYTIEECEGVEPGTKIVCHLKIADREYADEQTVKDVIKKYSSFISAPIEVNGEQANNIQPLWLMDPKEVSPEQHDEFYRFVGSAYDKPRFVLHYRTDAPIDLRCVLYVPEGKPGLFDLNRDRDSSVSLYCRRVLIMNKAENVLPKWLRFMKGVVDSEDIPLNLSRELLQDSALIRKLRTVIQNRVIRFLFDKSRKDTENYNKFFTDYGIFIKEGILSAQEQVEKEEMAKLLMYDSSAKPVGEKVTLPEYISRMQDDQKDIYYLATPSRELAESSPYFEALKKKNVEVLFCYEPYDEVVLMQLREFTDRKIISVEKQMRQSKESVDFDTSEGSLRRSEANELMDWLKTVLAGRCWSVKATPSLESHPCVVTVEEMGAARHFVRTQFSQIPEENRYSLLQPQLEINPSHPIITKLNALRTSNPRLAELTAKQLFSNAMVVAGLVEDPRTVLTTMNELLQLALEKH comes from the exons ATGGCGGCACGTGTGTTGAACCTCGGCTGCCTCTCCAGGGTCGTCCTCCGCAGCCAACATGTCAGGCTACCAATGAGGACACTAGCAGCACTCACCTCCACCCCCAGGGCACTCCAGAATG AGCGAGCTGTGGGTGTGAGTTGGCTATACCGAAGCCTGCACACCTCCCCTCGCTGGGCCCAGGAGGCGGCCAAGACCAGCGGAGACCCACAGAGTTATGAGTTCCAGGCTGAGACTCGCATGCTGCTGGACATTGTAGCCAAATCACTCTACTCAGAGAAGGAAGTTTTCATCCGTGAGCTGATCTCCAATGCATCAGATGCCATTGAGAAG GCCCGTTACTTGGCCCTGCAAGGCACACAGATGGACTCTTCCGAGGCAGACATGAAGATCCACATCACCACTGACAAGTATGATAAGACGTTCACCATTCAAGACTCAGGTCTGGGCATGACAAAGGAGGAACTCATTGAGAACCTTGGCACCATTGCTCGCTCTGGCTCaaag ATGTTCATCAAGGAGCTACAGGAGGCGGGCACCACAGACCCACAGAGTATCATTGGCCAGTTCGGTGTGGGCTTTTACTCAGCCTTCATGGTGGCAGAGAAGGTAGAGGTGTATTCTCGCTCCCGCCTCCCTAACAGTGTGGGCTTCTGCTGGTCCTCTGATGG gtgTGGAAAGTACACCATTGAGGAGTGTGAGGGAGTGGAGCCTGGGACCAAGATTGTGTGCCATCTCAAAATTGCAGACAGGGAGTATGCTGATGAGCAGACGGTCAAAG ATGTGATCAAGAAGTACAGCAGCTTCATCAGTGCACCCATCGAGGTGAATGGAGAGCAGGCCAACAACATCCAGCCGCTGTGGTTGATGGACCCGAAGGAGGTGTCCCCAGAGCAGCACGACGAGTTTTATCGCTTTGTTGGTTCGGCGTATGACAAACCCCGCTTTGTCCTCCACTACCGCACTGATGCCCCTATTGACCTCCGCTGTGTGCTCTATGTGCCAGAGGGAAAGCCAG GTCTGTTTGATCTGAACCGTGACAGGGACAGCTCAGTCTCCCTCTACTGTCGCCGTGTCCTCATCATGAACAAGGCTGAGAACGTCCTCCCTAAGTGGCTCCGATTCATGAAAG GTGTTGTTGACAGTGAAGACATTCCCCTCAACCTTAGTCGAGAGTTGCTGCAAGACTCAGCTCTCATTCGCAAGCTTCGCACTGTCATCCAGAACAGAGTCATCCGGTTCCTCTTCGACAAGTCACGCAAGGACACTGAAAATTACAATAAGTTCTTTACAGATTATGGAATCTTCATCAAGGAAG GTATTCTGTCAGCACAGGagcaggtggagaaggaggagatggccAAGCTGCTAATGTATGACTCCTCTGCCAAGCCTGTCGGAGAGAAGGTCACGCTGCCTGAGTACATCAGCCGGATGCAGGATGATCAGAAGGACATCTACTATCTGGCAACACCCTCCAGGGAGCTGGCGGAGTCCTCGCCGTACTTTGAGGCTCTCAAG AAGAAGAATGTGGAGGTGCTGTTCTGCTATGAGCCTTATGATGAGGTGGTGCTGATGCAGCTCAGGGAGTTCACTGACAGAAAGATTATCTCTGTTGAGAAGCAGATGCGCCAAAGCAAAGAATCTGTGGACTTTGACACAA GCGAAGGCAGTCTGAGGCGCTCTGAGGCCAATGAGCTGATGGACTGGCTGAAGACTGTGTTGGCAGGGCGGTGTTGGTCAGTGAAGGCCACCCCCAGTCTGGAGTCTCACCCATGTGTGGTCACAGTGGAGGAGATGGGAGCCGCACGACACTTTGTACGCACCCAGTTCTCACAGATCCCGGAGGAGAACCGCTATTCCCTCCTGCAGCCACAGCTTGAGATCAATCCAAG CCACCCCATTATCACGAAGCTGAATGCCCTGCGGACCAGCAACCCTCGGCTGGCTGAGCTCACCGCTAAACAG CTGTTCAGCAATGCCATGGTGGTGGCTGGCCTGGTGGAGGACCCCCGCACCGTGCTCACTACCATGAATGAGTTGCTGCAGCTGGCGCTGGAGAAACACTGA